A window of Phoenix dactylifera cultivar Barhee BC4 unplaced genomic scaffold, palm_55x_up_171113_PBpolish2nd_filt_p 000432F, whole genome shotgun sequence genomic DNA:
AACATCTTCACTCTATGTCAATCCTGGTGTTTTATGTACTCACGACACTAAAAGCCAAGAATCATACCAGAATTTTCTTGTGGCAAGTCCTTTTACTTTAAATTCCTTGCTAGCTCCCAAAATCTGGGCCAAATTCACTGCACATGGCCTTATTGGCGATACCTCACCAGACCATGAATGGAACATCCAACAACACATTCCAAAAGCTGTTTCTCCTGATGATGTCTTTCCACAGCAAAATCTAATTCTTGCTTCCACAATCATTATTTTAAGTACTAAAAGATCATAGCCTATCACATCTACCTCAAAGTATTTATGGTCAATGATGATCCTGGAAGAAGTTTCTTTCGGACCACAAGTTACCCAAGACTGTTGGAGCACAAAACGAAAATACTTCACGTATTTAGACAGTCTCACTAGAAAAAATTAAACATCTAGTATATGACAAATATCATCTTCTATTCAAGTGAAATAACAAGAGGAAAGTGAGATAATAAGACAATGACACAAAATTCGCTGTCTCAACACTAGATCTCGTACTGGTACGAATGTAGTACAATGTGGTATCGGAGGTCCGTTCAGAATACCAAGATTCAGTATGCCCCTTATACCAAGTCTCAAATCGGTACCGGTACAGTACGCTCGATACGGGGCGGAATGCACTAGTATGTCAAACCATGCAAGGAAAGTTATAAATGCCTAGAAAAGGTTGTGTGCAGATGAGCTCCAAATCTCAGTGTGAAGCAGTTTCACTTAGGAATTAATCCTAAACTATTTAAATCACTCTTACAAGATCTCTTACAAAAGTGattaaagaaaaggagaaaaactgTCACCCATGGAACCAGCTGGTTTCAGCTGAAACTAACCAAAACAGTAAAATACGCATTTAACTTTGGAAAAGTATTGGCCACGACTTTTCTATTTCTGGCAGAATGTTTAAATTTCAGTTGAAACTAACAAACAGGTGAATTATTCTGTAAGATGACAAAATCAGCTACAAACTCCAATTGAAGATTGGCAGAAGATAATACTTCGAGCTTTCTCATTCATGCGTCCATGAACTGGACTGTGTGATCCTTTGTATAAGCCACAGAAAACAGTGCCATTCACATGTATGGGTGTCATTATTGTCATATTGCTTGTAACATGACAATGCAGTTGTAATTAATCATAACTAGATTTAGATACATGAGTGATACATGAGACTTTTGATCAACAAAATGCACTTCATATCAATTGCATAATGCAAATGTGCAACAAGGACAGCACTTGATCAAGACATTGTTTCTGTGAGGCTCATATCATGATTCCTTCTCTCTCCACTTGAACCCAGTTACTCATGAACTTTCATCATATCATCAATCACAGGTGATCAGTGTTTGATGATTATGCAGCTAACCTATTTAGCACTTTTAGATGGCATTTGATTATagacacatatatatatgtcacTAATGCCATTTTACAATGACAAAACAACACAAAATAAAATTGGATGACCATAATCTTAATGGATGCCCATCCGTAGAAGAATCTCCAACAAAGTAGTTAAGTTGTTCTCAACTTTTTAATTAACTGCAAAAAAATGAAAGTTTTATTCCATAAGAGACTTGCATATAGAAAATTATTTCATTAAATGGGATCCTATATACAAAACTGTGAGAGGTCATAATAAATGTGAAGCTTTTGTTAAACAACTATGATATTGGGGGTTTTGTGCAAACCCATTATTCTGTTACTGTCAGCCAAAATTAAATTTCAAGATTTATAAACTCCTCCATAGAACTGAAACTTGCTAGGCCTTTATATGCCAAAACCATAAGCACTGGAGATTAAAAGTCTCACAGCACCTAGCCTCGCTAGGCTTTCCTGTTCAATATTAGTATAGAGTATAGACTTAATATGTAAGTTAGAAACTTCAACCTATACATAATTAAGAAGCTTCAAGAACTGAAATAATCAGAAACGGTACCAATTTCTATCTATGATTTATACctatatttggaaaaaaaattcatatgaccaaaagtacttttatcaAGGAACACAAGCGGTTACAGATGAAGGCAAAATATGTACCTTGGCCCAGATAGAACCATCCTTAACCACTGAAGCGTCAATTAATCGTTGCAATGCCTCATGTTTTATAAGACTAGAATTAGCGTCATTGCCATTGCATATCTATGAAAAAAATTGTATATtattagaaaaatttacatttgCTACCTTACAAACTTGATTCCCTAAAACAACATATTCAACTGAAGATTCTCATCAGTGAAATGACATTTTCTAAAATATAAGATTAAACTTAATACTCACTTGATGAAGAAGTTGGGGAATACTAGGTCCATTAACTGTTGTAGGGCTGTTCTTAAGAGTGTTGAGCTTCTCATCGATGATTTCGATATTTTGAATGACTTCGCCACCATGAGTCAAACCAGCAGCCTTGTGCCCATCAGAACTGACCAGTCTATTGAAATCTAAACATGGAGTTGTTATGGAACTCTCATGATCCATGTTATGATCTGTTTCTAGGTGAATTGTCCTTGACCCAGTACTGTCTAATGTAGAGTCAGTATTGAGTTTTAATTCGCCAATTTTGGGACCAAGAACCTCCTTGTTTGAGCTAACTTCAACAGTTTGATAAGAATGTTTTTGAGTTTCATAAGAAGCTGTCTGAGCAATGGAAATATCAGGTTGGGTTGATTCTTGCATAGAACTCCACTTTCGCGCTCCTTCACTATCAATTGAACCTGCTGAATGCCAACCAAAATGGTGGCCTTTCTTCAACGTCACAACATAGCCTTCCTCAGAAGATGTTCCAATAATATCTGCCTGATCATAATGAGATTTGGGACGCTGACGTTCTTTCTTATTCTGCAAGAAATTAACTAGATCAACCTCTATACGAGGTGTATACTGCTTAAGTGCTCGCCTCAAAGAGTTCTGATCTTCAACTGATAAACTGAGAATAAAATTCAGCACTGCAGCTGAATCAAAATGGGAATAAACTGATATGATGCCAGATATAGAAGCTTCTTTCAGTTTTGTGTTTTTATCATTGACTAAAGGAGCTAATTTAGCAAGCCATAGCTTAAGAAAACCACTATTACTATAACCATCAGAATTCATTGCACATTTGTTGAAGGAGTTATTTGCAAATTGAATAACAGCCAATTTTGCCTTTGGAGACCGCTGTTCATCCAGGGAACGCACAAGAGCAGGAAGCAGTGAATCAATACTGTAAGTACTACCAACAATTTCCAAGGTTGTTGAACTTGGTTGCCTAACCAACTCCTTCGGGTCTATCAATCGAGAAAAGACATGCGGTAAGATTCTCTCAAGATAACTCTCAAAAGGTTTTCTGCATGCTGGAATAATTTCCGCTAGAGTGGAAAGAGCTGCCTGTGCAACTTTGTGGTGAGGATCGTCCAAGTATCGGAAGAACAATTTCATGACTTTCTCAAAGCTTTGTGTAACTTCTTGAATACCTTTGGTCCCTTGCTGCAACAGAGTCCGGAGATAACTAAAAGCAGAAACCCTAGCTACCCAATCTGAACTTGGACTCAGACCCTCAGTGAGTGCATCATTTAAAGATGCTGGACCATCCATATAATTAGACATTTCACTCACTAAGAATTGGTTATCATCATAACTGCTTCTACCACTTGCAGAAGCTCTTCCTGTCACCTGCTTTCTCAAAAGAGGCCTCTGAAAATTAGGAACATAATTACTTTGTGAATCCTTGTAAGGTGTCTCAAGATACTGCCTATCTATATGCATGTCAGGTAATCGCCTAGATGGTCTGACATCAGCATTATCTTCCATAGCACTTCCCTCTTGCAGCCTTTCAGATGATCTTTTCATGTAAGGCAAAGACAAGGCTGATAAGGAATCAGATGACCGATGACTGGCATAAGAAAATTTGGAAAGGTCCCTTGAAACTTGAATCTGAGGGTTTGTGGGATTGGTGAAATTTGAACCGCCATTCCTTGTACCACCTCTCACAGTGTTACCTGTAGTTGAATCAGTCAACACTAGATTCTGTAAAGAGAGATGATTTGAAGCAGGAGCAACCATGGTAAATGGTGGATCATGAACAGATGGAGAGTCAACTCCTGCACTAGGAAAAAtaggttaaaaaaaaactttagccCTTTTGGACATCCTCAGCAGTTAGTAGAATGACATAATGAGCATTAAATTCAACAGATAATCATACTATAACCAGAAAATCGGCAATCCAAACAGTTAACTAGATCCAAGCTGGTTGAGTGTGAAATTTAGGAATTATGCTTCTCAGATATATTTGCACCTCTCAACAAACTTTCAATGGCCGAAACCTTTTGTTTGCTTGCATGAAGCATGCTTTCAAGGCTTCTGTCAGAACCTTTACCAAGAGGCTTTGATTGTGATAAAGGAAGGCCGCCCAAAGAAAGAGATGTTCCTGAAGCAATGTTTGCCCTTTTGTCCATTGCAACAATGGCAGAAGTACCGTATCCAGGTACACTTGGAGTACTAGCATGAGAAGGAGCACGTGATAGCGGTGTGCCTCTGTCACGAAGTGAAGGAGAAGCATATCTCTtgtgcatacctccatcttCATCATTTATTATCTGCACAAAGTTACGTCATAACAATAATCAAAATTTGGAAGAAACAATAGGAATTTCTTATACCTAAACAAAATATGGTGTACCCTTTGAATGACTGGATCGAAGGATGAAAAAAGACGACGTGAACGCTCTGGCCAAGTTTTTGCAAACATCCGATAGCAACTTCGTGCAGTTGAACGCACCTACTCAGTTTCAATAAGCCATTTATCGCTTTTAAACATGACATAGCCAAGTCATTTGCATGATAATATAACTTTATCAAATAGTACACTACAGAAAACCTACGGTCCTGCTAATGTTAAATTATAAACTTCAATAATAACTATAGGCAAAAGGATGTTTATGCTGATAATTATACAGAACACTAATCCTCAGCTGATAAAGGCTGATACAAGTGTCTATCTCAACTTAGATATGGTTAAGTGGTTATAATTACTTGAACCTCGTTAACCTATCCCCAACATTTTCTCACAAAGAATCTAGAGTATAAGAAATACTTTAGGCGGCGAGATATGATGCAAATCAATGGAACAAATGATAAAATCTGAAGTCACCAAACATGTTACCTCTTACTAAATTAAACAAGAATTTTCAGCTCTGATAATTCAGTTCAAACTTCAAACTAATCAGTTCTTGACTCTCTCTCAAGGTTGTTTTTTTACGTTGTGTTTTTTAGCATTTATGTCATCACATTCATATTCTACTTTTCATCTCCACTTCCCCTCCaacatttttcaaattttaaaacatCAACCTTATTAGTATTTTCTGATAAAttcctttaactccaaaatgTTATAACCATTTATCCATTTCCCAACTATTTGGGGTCAGCTCTTTAACTCTAAAATGCACGAGGCAATATTTCATCAGCATTCTCCCCATTAGCTACTATAATATGATAAACATGTTACTGTGCTATTCTTCATATCCCAACCTCATATAAGCATATATCCTTAAGTATCTATTTGCTCTAATTATTTGTCATCCTACTAAAGTGCATATAAATATGCTAATATTCTAACTCACAGATATACTGATCTACAGGTATAAAATGATCCAATAATTtccttccatataccattttATCACTTAACAGTCACTACTATTATCAACCATGGTTTTAAGTTTCAGCACGAGTACTAAAACCAAAACCTTCTAACCAAGAATCAAACCTGGCTTCAAAGCTTTAGCCAAAAATAACTCATTAAGCCAAATATATTGTATGGACAAGTTTCTTtctcattttgtttttatttattcatttcatCAGACTTTGTGGAGCACTTTTTCAATATTAAACTCAGATATTTTGTACTTTAAGCAACTTTCAAAGAATCATGGTGTCAGGTTCCATATGATTTAAAGATAAGTTATTATTTTGGCATATATTTGACTATCCTAGAGCTCAAATCTCATAAACACGTCAATTAATATTTTTCAGATTGTGGGTTGAAGTCCAATACCTCTATTGATACCCTATAGGTACAGTACTATACCGTACTGATACACGGCATGCTTCTTCATGTCAACATAGCAGACAAAAGCTGATGTACCATGCATCAGTGGGGACCAGTATCCAGAGGCATAGTGATACCTGTAGCTTACAAATAGTGTATGGCCGGTACTAAGCAGTACGCACCAATACTTAAATCCTTGTTTAAAATTgtcataaaacaataaaatgattttattttattttataaattacactttttatgcatttccaCATGAAACAATTGAAACCACAAATATAAGTCCCAAAACATACAAAATGCTCTAAATTAAGTCAGACCTATTTTATTTCCTAGTTTTTTTCACTCTCTTTTTTaacttttatatttgattttatttaatttcaaaatgGGAGATAAAGCTGTTCAAGCTGAAAATCAAGCTGTCTTTGAACCTCGTTCCAACCTGTAAATTAACACTCTGCTGTCCATAAGCAACATGCATGAGAGGACCCTTACATGGATACCAAGAATCATATGTCTGACACTCAACAAAGAAGGTCTAAAGAAGCCGAGTAAAGGTCGTTTTACACTATACCCTTGTCAATCCAGTCTAGTCCGAAGCACTTTACCCTTTAAGATTCAAGAACACTTTCCTTTGGCTCAACAATCACCTACTTAACTCCCATATACAGGCCTTTTTTAAGTCAATAAGCATATGTTCGGCAAATTTCATACAATTTTCGAACCAATTGCCTCCACAGCAGGAAAAAATGAAatgtgaaataaaaaaatagatataaaaaAGACAATATTATAATACGAATGAATAAAgaataagagaaaaagaaaaagcatacGCATATAAGTGCTATGTTACATGGATTTGGGTATGAGTGTTTAGCTGGTTATATGTCCATATGTCGATCCTTTAAATCTTCAAAAAGAGTCATAGCCAGGTGACCTACACACAATCATTTCTAACTGGAGGGTTCTGGTGCTTTTGGAAAACCAAAGAGTCCAGATAGCATACAAGAGGACTCCACAATAAAAACACAAATCCTtacccaaagaaaaaaaaaaattgaaacaacACTTATAATAGCAAGCAGACACCAGACAAATGGTAAATCAGTTGATTCCTCTAATTTAAATTCTTGATGCACTTTATCAGTTTTGATAATGAATGAAAGGAAGATTATCTTTTCAATtggataaaattaattaaagaatttctttttccattcaatacttaaattgatttaatgttGCAAAGAGAAtaagaaactttttttttgtgctgcTAGACATGTGTTGATGCTATTTCAGAAGAATATTAACATCTTATGTAAATCTTTCTTCATGATTGCTTTAAGCAACTTTTAGCAAAAGATCAATCACCATAGCACGCACCTCACTCATTGCATCTGCCACACAGCACTTTATAAGATCTTCATAAAGATCAGCCGAACGATGTATTTCCAGAGAATCAGCCCAGTACTCTAGTATTAGAAGTGCATATTCACAACACCTGATATAGTGAATATGTATAATTGAATAATGGCTGGAGCAAAAACATAGATTATTAAATAGGAAATGGTCCTACCTAGCACGAAGAACTGCATTCCGATCATTCTTTGCAGTATCAGCTATCCGAGGAAGAACACGAGCAACCTTGCAGTTACGCAGCATCTGGAAGACAGACAACAGGTCTCATGATTAGTGAAATGTCTCATTTTAAGGGAAGCAAAAGTTCTATCCTCTCATACAGTTTTTATGCAGTTGTCTGCAGACTCGGCAATCACAAGAACAGTTATCACCACAAGCTTAAAAAGCACCTGAAAATTAACTCAAAAGTTAGTaatcattcaggagaataagaTCATACTCTCAGAGATAAGAGCAATTTACCGGAATGTACATCTCAGCACAGGCCTCAAAGTCCCCCAAAAGTTCCTTCGATAATAAGCATAGCAGATGGCAGGCCTAAAGATAGGAAGCACATTTATCAAACAGCAAAGACTAAAATCCCATGTTATTTTCTCAATGCAGTATAGTGATAGAAAACATTTAAATAAGTAGTGTAATGAACAAGGAAAGGGGCACACAATTTGTTTTTAAAACAAGAAACATACTACCACCAGTACATGTAAATGTCAATTTAGTTTATAATTGTCGTGAGGCATCAACAACCCGAAACAAACATGACACCCATGTTCATTATCAAAATGTTCATGAAACCACAAAATGATTTGAGATAATCCAAAACTATCGGTATAGATGAATGGCTAAGTATATAAACATATAAGGGCCGCAGATATGGTCTTAATATACAAAAGTCCATGAAATGCAGAGCAAATGATTATAATTAAGCAAAGCAAGGTTTCCTCTGAaattcaaaacaagaaaaaacacacaaaaaaagaTTCCCATGGATACCATGTATGAAATTCACTGTATGCAGGTTATGAATAGAATATCTTCAACATTTGGTAATAAAATACAGGTACATAATTTGTATTGGCTGTCACAAAGGCCTCAGGAAACTATGTATGTGTAGATTTCGTGATATAGATATATAACTTGAACTAGAACTTATATCTTCAACCACACTAACATAACTTACAAAACTTAGTAAGTTCAACATATCATACCTAGCTACTTCAGTAAATGGCAAGTCTGTAAGAGAGCCAACGTAAATGCCCCAAGATGAACTTAAGAAAAGACCTTGGTCATAAACATAAAATATTATCTACGACTGCATCTACCAAAACATTCATTTATCGCACAAAATAGACTATAAGAGAATGCACATAAGACTTCACATTCAAATGTTTCAGACCGGAAAACTGGAATTGGCTGTTATCTTAGACAAAACATGAATACCATTtggataaggctagttcacCACTTCATTGGCATATgccatttataatatattattctaaaatgaaataaagatatgtgtttcatatcaaattagaaTCAGCTTTAAGGAATATATCTTGCCAGCTGTCAATAGCCAACACTGAACAGCACCGTGACAATCTATGCACCATAACAAAGATAGAATTGAAAGCATACCTGCTTTACTATGCTAGAACGTCGATCTGATAGCTGAGTGCTTAGAGGAGTAACTAACTGCTTTACAAGCATAGGAAATGATGGATAATCCGCAGCACCTGATAGAAATTCAATCAGACTTGGACCAAAAACATCACATAAGTAACAAAGTAATGTGACTATGaatcaaaaggaaaaaataatataacTGTTGAGTAGTGAATCACTACAAAGAAAATGCATTAtccaataaggatgaactgaagACACCAAAGACAACACTTGCAAGTCACTACAGCAATAAAAATATGAGATTCCTGAGAATGAAACAAGGGGACTATCACTTTGCAAAACCATACATATTCtgaaaagatgaaaaaggaaataTTCACAGGTTGGTTAACCTAAATTTCAGGTACTCCCATTAGCATAAAGTGCAAGGAGAACAAAATATTGATCCAAAGTTGAGGTATGCATGATtgaaaaaaagttttaaaaagagCGGAGATGAGGATGCATATAGTCCAATTAAACCGAACAAGGCACATGAATGTTCTACATGGATCAGCCCAAAAGTATGATCTTCAATTTGCTCACAATTAAGAATAAAACAAACAGAAACTGAACCAATAGTTGATAATTTTCAAGAAATGATGCAGCCACAAGTTTTCCGAATGAAGCCAGGTATATTCCACAAGGGTCGCAATCATCTACTAACAGGATTTTATGTTCCCGTTAAATCAAAATGCTTTGCCTGGAAGTTTTGGTTCAAATCAATACAAAATCAACCCCAGTTTCAAAATTGTCAGGTAGTGCATGGAAGTTTTGTTGTTTGCTGGAACAACAAACAAGCCTTATCACAGCCCTCGCAAAACAGGATTAGCTTACTAGAAATTTCTACGTATAGGGAGCCCGAAAACCCAAGAACATCACCTTCACCCCAACTGCAATTATTTTAGCATACCACACAATTAGATAAATCCTATCAATATTCATGAAAAGAAGGAAATGCTATGCATGTGGAAATAAAGGACAAGACAAAGGAGCAATGATATAATCAAACGTTCCGATACTCAATTATCATAGAATTGCTATGCAACAGCGCTTAGATACCATGGATTCAATCAAAAATCTAGAAAAGGCTTTCTTTTCCCAAGTACTGCCTGAGTTAGGTCCAGAGGAGTGACAAATAAGAGATCACAAATTGATAAATGACCACCTCTCCTAGTAAACTGAATACATGATATAAAGTCATCCTTGCATATGCATGGAAGCGAAGGGAAAGATCTACATCGTAAAACTTCAATCTACATGGTAAAAGTTCAATCTACATGGTAAAACTTCGATCCAGCATTG
This region includes:
- the LOC120106021 gene encoding CLIP-associated protein-like isoform X1: MEEAMEMARAKDTKERMAGVERLHQLLEASTKSLSSAEVTALVDCCTDLLKDNNFRVSQGALQALSSAAVLSGEHFKLHFNGLVPAVVERLGDGKQPVRDAARQLLITLMEVSSPTIIVERAGGYAWMHKSWRVREEFARTVTTAVGLFATLEPTLQRVILPPVLQLLNDPNHSIREAVTLCIEEMYIHVGPQFREELQRYHLPSSMMKEMNARLKKLEPKVRPSDGVGTHFISTELKSFTSTQKRSSPKTKSIPRESLFSGVSYEIKGETDVTEKPVDPIKVYSEKELIKEIEKIASTLVPEKDWSLRIAAMQRVEGLVFGGAADYPSFPMLVKQLVTPLSTQLSDRRSSIVKQACHLLCLLSKELLGDFEACAEMYIPVLFKLVVITVLVIAESADNCIKTMLRNCKVARVLPRIADTAKNDRNAVLRARCCEYALLILEYWADSLEIHRSADLYEDLIKCCVADAMSEVRSTARSCYRMFAKTWPERSRRLFSSFDPVIQRIINDEDGGMHKRYASPSLRDRGTPLSRAPSHASTPSVPGYGTSAIVAMDKRANIASGTSLSLGGLPLSQSKPLGKGSDRSLESMLHASKQKVSAIESLLRGVDSPSVHDPPFTMVAPASNHLSLQNLVLTDSTTGNTVRGGTRNGGSNFTNPTNPQIQVSRDLSKFSYASHRSSDSLSALSLPYMKRSSERLQEGSAMEDNADVRPSRRLPDMHIDRQYLETPYKDSQSNYVPNFQRPLLRKQVTGRASASGRSSYDDNQFLVSEMSNYMDGPASLNDALTEGLSPSSDWVARVSAFSYLRTLLQQGTKGIQEVTQSFEKVMKLFFRYLDDPHHKVAQAALSTLAEIIPACRKPFESYLERILPHVFSRLIDPKELVRQPSSTTLEIVGSTYSIDSLLPALVRSLDEQRSPKAKLAVIQFANNSFNKCAMNSDGYSNSGFLKLWLAKLAPLVNDKNTKLKEASISGIISVYSHFDSAAVLNFILSLSVEDQNSLRRALKQYTPRIEVDLVNFLQNKKERQRPKSHYDQADIIGTSSEEGYVVTLKKGHHFGWHSAGSIDSEGARKWSSMQESTQPDISIAQTASYETQKHSYQTVEVSSNKEVLGPKIGELKLNTDSTLDSTGSRTIHLETDHNMDHESSITTPCLDFNRLVSSDGHKAAGLTHGGEVIQNIEIIDEKLNTLKNSPTTVNGPSIPQLLHQICNGNDANSSLIKHEALQRLIDASVVKDGSIWAKYFNQILTAVLEVLDDSDSSTRELSLSLIAEMLKNQKEAIEDSVEIFVEKLLRVTKDVVAKVSNEAHQCLNIVLAQYDPFRCLTVVVPLLVSDDEKTLVIGINCLTKLVGRLSHEELMTQLPSFLPALFDAFGNQSPDVRKTVVFCLVDIYIMLGKAFLPYLEGLSSTQLRLVTIYANRISQARSGAPIDANH
- the LOC120106021 gene encoding CLIP-associated protein-like isoform X2, whose protein sequence is MEEAMEMARAKDTKERMAGVERLHQLLEASTKSLSSAEVTALVDCCTDLLKDNNFRVSQGALQALSSAAVLSGEHFKLHFNGLVPAVVERLGDGKQPVRDAARQLLITLMEVSSPTIIVERAGGYAWMHKSWRVREEFARTVTTAVGLFATLEPTLQRVILPPVLQLLNDPNHSIREAVTLCIEEMYIHVGPQFREELQRYHLPSSMMKEMNARLKKLEPKVRPSDGVGTHFISTELKSFTSTQKRSSPKTKSIPRESLFSGGETDVTEKPVDPIKVYSEKELIKEIEKIASTLVPEKDWSLRIAAMQRVEGLVFGGAADYPSFPMLVKQLVTPLSTQLSDRRSSIVKQACHLLCLLSKELLGDFEACAEMYIPVLFKLVVITVLVIAESADNCIKTMLRNCKVARVLPRIADTAKNDRNAVLRARCCEYALLILEYWADSLEIHRSADLYEDLIKCCVADAMSEVRSTARSCYRMFAKTWPERSRRLFSSFDPVIQRIINDEDGGMHKRYASPSLRDRGTPLSRAPSHASTPSVPGYGTSAIVAMDKRANIASGTSLSLGGLPLSQSKPLGKGSDRSLESMLHASKQKVSAIESLLRGVDSPSVHDPPFTMVAPASNHLSLQNLVLTDSTTGNTVRGGTRNGGSNFTNPTNPQIQVSRDLSKFSYASHRSSDSLSALSLPYMKRSSERLQEGSAMEDNADVRPSRRLPDMHIDRQYLETPYKDSQSNYVPNFQRPLLRKQVTGRASASGRSSYDDNQFLVSEMSNYMDGPASLNDALTEGLSPSSDWVARVSAFSYLRTLLQQGTKGIQEVTQSFEKVMKLFFRYLDDPHHKVAQAALSTLAEIIPACRKPFESYLERILPHVFSRLIDPKELVRQPSSTTLEIVGSTYSIDSLLPALVRSLDEQRSPKAKLAVIQFANNSFNKCAMNSDGYSNSGFLKLWLAKLAPLVNDKNTKLKEASISGIISVYSHFDSAAVLNFILSLSVEDQNSLRRALKQYTPRIEVDLVNFLQNKKERQRPKSHYDQADIIGTSSEEGYVVTLKKGHHFGWHSAGSIDSEGARKWSSMQESTQPDISIAQTASYETQKHSYQTVEVSSNKEVLGPKIGELKLNTDSTLDSTGSRTIHLETDHNMDHESSITTPCLDFNRLVSSDGHKAAGLTHGGEVIQNIEIIDEKLNTLKNSPTTVNGPSIPQLLHQICNGNDANSSLIKHEALQRLIDASVVKDGSIWAKYFNQILTAVLEVLDDSDSSTRELSLSLIAEMLKNQKEAIEDSVEIFVEKLLRVTKDVVAKVSNEAHQCLNIVLAQYDPFRCLTVVVPLLVSDDEKTLVIGINCLTKLVGRLSHEELMTQLPSFLPALFDAFGNQSPDVRKTVVFCLVDIYIMLGKAFLPYLEGLSSTQLRLVTIYANRISQARSGAPIDANH